Proteins encoded within one genomic window of Amorphoplanes friuliensis DSM 7358:
- a CDS encoding YhgE/Pip domain-containing protein → MTGLSSFRLAGFELRRFLRGRLPVAALVVLAVIPLLYGALYLYAFWDPYGRLNHIPAALVVEDVAATASDGTKVDAGHDLADELIKREVFDWHVTDERGAEAGLADGSYQLSLRIPKDFSTDLTTGPDANATPKSAQLVVINDDATNYLSGVFSRTAFQEVQAAAAQTAQAGYFDKMLIGFTDLKSQTQEAADGATKIDNGLTDANQGAGELEDGLTDADRGAGKLSGGLGTAAQGADDLASGLATLQSGAAQLATGTQQAAAGGKQLATTVDAAADRIGPVLRDNAELIEDAANQVADGADLLARNVGRLSSAADDAVEQAEDLQAYLNGLPDETEGIDQARAAAKELVTAAKRVQSTIRAADLDALSDQLHEVAATAHKVARAAPHLADDVAAARRNVDDLAAGLGDLATGAKQLNSGAADAVAGATDLRGGIYQLASGARSLDNGLDRLTTGGQQLADGLGDLQSGAAKLSSGLSDGAKQIPGYGDDPQARADLLSDPVALDRTVRHPAATYGVGFAPYFLALALWVGAMITFMVLRPLNRRYVVSGAPAYRVTLAGLLPAVAIGLAQATLLFVVVVFGLGLGPVNPVVTLGLLMLTATAFAAIMQLLGAALGPAGRIVALALLMLQLTSSGGTYPVQTTPGFFQVIHPLLPMTYVVDVLRHAIDGGPAGTVVTGMLALLGYGLGALALTVAVARGKRRLTPSDLHPELVI, encoded by the coding sequence ATGACCGGGTTGTCGAGTTTCCGGTTGGCCGGGTTCGAGCTGCGCCGCTTCCTGCGCGGCCGCCTTCCCGTGGCCGCGCTGGTGGTGCTCGCGGTGATCCCGCTGCTCTACGGCGCGCTCTACCTCTACGCGTTCTGGGATCCGTACGGCCGGCTCAACCACATCCCGGCCGCGCTGGTCGTCGAGGACGTCGCGGCCACGGCCAGTGACGGGACAAAAGTCGACGCGGGTCACGATCTGGCCGATGAGCTGATCAAGCGCGAGGTCTTCGACTGGCACGTCACCGACGAGCGCGGCGCCGAGGCCGGGCTGGCCGACGGCAGCTACCAGCTGTCCCTGCGCATCCCGAAGGACTTCTCCACCGACCTGACGACCGGCCCGGACGCAAACGCCACCCCGAAGTCCGCGCAGCTGGTCGTGATCAACGACGACGCCACCAACTACCTGTCCGGAGTCTTCTCGCGGACGGCGTTCCAGGAAGTCCAGGCGGCGGCCGCGCAGACGGCGCAGGCCGGCTACTTCGACAAGATGCTGATCGGCTTCACCGACCTCAAGAGTCAGACCCAGGAGGCCGCCGACGGCGCCACCAAGATCGACAACGGTCTGACGGACGCCAACCAAGGTGCCGGTGAGCTCGAGGACGGCTTGACCGACGCCGACCGGGGCGCCGGGAAACTGTCCGGCGGCCTCGGCACCGCAGCGCAGGGTGCCGACGACCTGGCCAGCGGTCTCGCCACCCTGCAGTCGGGTGCGGCCCAGCTCGCCACCGGTACGCAGCAGGCCGCAGCCGGCGGCAAACAACTGGCCACCACCGTCGACGCCGCAGCCGACCGGATCGGGCCCGTGCTCCGCGACAACGCCGAGCTCATCGAGGACGCGGCGAACCAGGTCGCGGACGGCGCCGACCTGCTCGCCCGGAACGTCGGCAGGCTCAGTTCAGCCGCCGACGACGCGGTCGAGCAGGCGGAGGATCTGCAGGCCTACCTGAACGGTCTGCCCGATGAGACCGAGGGCATCGACCAGGCCCGCGCCGCCGCAAAAGAGCTGGTCACCGCGGCCAAGCGGGTGCAGTCGACGATCCGTGCCGCCGACCTCGACGCGCTGAGCGACCAGCTGCACGAGGTCGCCGCGACCGCGCACAAGGTCGCCCGGGCCGCGCCGCACCTGGCCGACGACGTTGCCGCCGCGCGCAGGAACGTCGACGACCTGGCCGCCGGTCTTGGTGATCTCGCCACGGGTGCGAAGCAGCTCAACAGCGGTGCCGCCGATGCGGTGGCCGGCGCGACCGACCTGCGGGGCGGGATCTACCAGCTGGCGTCGGGGGCGCGCAGCCTCGACAACGGGCTCGACCGGCTCACCACCGGTGGGCAGCAACTCGCCGACGGCCTCGGTGACCTGCAGAGCGGCGCCGCGAAGCTGTCGTCCGGGTTGTCGGACGGCGCGAAGCAGATCCCCGGTTACGGCGACGATCCGCAGGCCCGGGCCGACCTGCTCAGCGACCCGGTCGCGCTGGACCGGACGGTACGACACCCGGCCGCCACGTACGGCGTCGGTTTTGCCCCGTACTTCCTGGCCCTCGCACTCTGGGTCGGCGCCATGATCACGTTCATGGTGCTGCGGCCGCTGAACCGCCGGTACGTCGTTTCGGGTGCTCCGGCGTACCGGGTGACGCTTGCGGGTCTGCTGCCGGCGGTGGCGATTGGACTGGCCCAAGCGACGCTGCTCTTTGTGGTCGTGGTGTTCGGGCTCGGGCTGGGCCCGGTCAACCCGGTGGTGACACTGGGCCTGCTGATGCTGACCGCGACGGCGTTCGCTGCGATCATGCAACTGCTCGGGGCGGCGCTCGGACCCGCCGGCCGGATCGTCGCGCTGGCGCTGCTGATGCTGCAGCTCACCTCGTCCGGCGGCACCTACCCGGTGCAGACCACGCCCGGCTTCTTCCAGGTGATCCACCCCCTGCTCCCCATGACGTACGTCGTGGACGTCCTCCGCCACGCCATCGACGGCGGCCCGGCCGGTACGGTGGTCACGGGCATGCTGGCGCTGCTGGGATACGGTCTCGGTGCGCTGGCCCTGACCGTGGCGGTCGCCCGCGGCAAGCGTCGCCTGACCCCGTCCGACCTGCATCCGGAGCTGGTGATCTGA
- a CDS encoding ABC transporter ATP-binding protein, with protein MPVLTAAGAGVRHRRRWLFRDLDLSVDPGEIVAVVGPPGSGRTTVLLALSRRFKLSAGRVTGSAALGYVPEVTAPEPVLTVREHVRERLLLLGRSPREASEVPLLGLDPARKGFQLSPYERQVLGLVLATLEKPQVVALDGVDEGLDRRESELLWELIAGLAADGVAVVVTAREIDAERVTTVVSLGGAEPETAPDVDSDQDVADEPDHNDGPEVVADPAGTKSDVDDVVGGEKS; from the coding sequence ATGCCGGTCCTGACCGCCGCCGGAGCGGGCGTGCGCCACCGTCGCCGCTGGCTCTTCCGTGACCTCGACCTCTCTGTCGATCCGGGCGAGATCGTCGCGGTGGTCGGCCCACCGGGAAGCGGCCGGACGACCGTGCTCCTCGCGCTGTCACGGCGTTTCAAGCTGTCGGCGGGCCGAGTCACCGGTTCGGCCGCGCTGGGCTACGTGCCCGAGGTGACAGCTCCTGAACCTGTGCTGACTGTCCGCGAGCACGTCCGCGAACGCCTGCTGCTGCTCGGTCGCTCACCGCGTGAGGCGTCCGAGGTGCCGCTGCTGGGACTCGACCCCGCGCGCAAGGGCTTCCAACTGAGCCCGTACGAGCGTCAGGTGCTCGGGCTGGTGCTGGCCACGCTGGAGAAACCGCAGGTCGTGGCGCTGGACGGCGTGGATGAGGGCCTCGACCGGCGGGAGTCGGAGCTGCTCTGGGAGCTGATTGCCGGGCTTGCTGCGGACGGTGTCGCAGTGGTGGTGACGGCTCGTGAGATCGACGCCGAGCGGGTGACGACGGTGGTGAGCCTCGGCGGCGCCGAGCCTGAGACCGCTCCCGACGTCGACAGTGATCAGGACGTCGCCGACGAGCCGGACCACAACGACGGCCCGGAGGTCGTCGCCGATCCTGCCGGCACGAAGAGTGACGTTGATGACGTGGTGGGTGGGGAGAAGTCATGA
- a CDS encoding LLM class F420-dependent oxidoreductase: MSTRWGMTVPLGGVPLTDHAAVFATLADAGFTDLWSSEVNGTDAFTPLALAAAWQPRVRLGSAITPVFTRGPGLLAMTAAALAEAAPGRFQLGIGASSPVVVGDWNAADFTKPYARSRDMLRFLRAALAGEVVDEEYETFRVRRFRLERPPATPPGLLLAALRPGMLRLASAEADGVILNWLAATDVSRCLSEAKSDRWNFEVVARIFVCPTEDADYARTVGRRMIAAYLTVPAYAEFHRWLGREAELGPMWKAWAAGDRKGALAAIPDEVVDELIVHGSPEQCRDHVARYAEAGVKVPVMALVPLPDQANLTPAELTDLLTRLGPR, from the coding sequence ATGTCGACACGCTGGGGCATGACCGTTCCGCTGGGCGGGGTACCGCTGACCGATCACGCCGCCGTCTTCGCGACGCTGGCGGACGCCGGTTTCACCGACCTCTGGTCCTCCGAGGTCAACGGCACGGACGCCTTCACACCGCTGGCCCTGGCCGCGGCCTGGCAGCCCCGCGTCCGTCTCGGCTCGGCGATCACCCCGGTCTTCACCCGCGGCCCTGGCCTGCTCGCGATGACCGCCGCCGCTCTCGCCGAGGCCGCCCCCGGCCGCTTCCAGCTCGGCATCGGCGCCTCGTCGCCGGTGGTCGTCGGCGACTGGAACGCCGCCGACTTCACCAAGCCGTACGCCCGCAGCCGCGACATGCTGCGTTTCCTCCGCGCCGCCCTGGCCGGCGAAGTGGTCGACGAGGAGTACGAGACGTTCCGCGTGCGCCGCTTCCGTCTCGAACGCCCACCGGCCACACCCCCGGGGCTCCTGCTCGCGGCCCTGCGACCGGGCATGCTCCGGCTCGCCTCGGCCGAGGCCGACGGTGTGATCCTCAACTGGCTGGCCGCGACGGACGTGTCCCGCTGCCTGTCCGAGGCAAAATCCGACCGCTGGAACTTCGAAGTGGTCGCCCGCATCTTCGTCTGCCCGACCGAGGACGCCGACTACGCGCGCACGGTCGGCCGGCGCATGATCGCGGCGTACCTGACCGTCCCCGCGTACGCGGAATTCCACCGCTGGCTGGGCCGCGAGGCCGAGCTCGGTCCGATGTGGAAGGCCTGGGCGGCCGGCGACCGTAAGGGCGCCCTGGCGGCGATCCCGGACGAGGTGGTCGACGAGCTGATCGTGCACGGCTCGCCCGAGCAGTGTCGCGACCACGTGGCCCGCTACGCCGAGGCCGGCGTCAAGGTCCCGGTCATGGCCCTGGTCCCGCTCCCCGACCAGGCAAACCTCACCCCAGCAGAGCTGACGGACCTGCTGACCAGGCTCGGCCCCCGCTAG
- a CDS encoding GNAT family N-acetyltransferase, which produces MLTVPIRQLGESERATVERILDQDPYAGAQIAERVAAHGLNWWRSDGRIYGYGPGRRVESLCWSGAHLVPVCATPAAVAAYADLLGSEPRICSSIIGRADAVLDLWDRLGGHWGPARDVRPNQPLLVADREAPIAPDPEVRLVKPAEVDQLFPAAVSMYTEEVGVSPLLDDGGRGYKRRIADLVRAKRAYARFVGDRVVFKAELAIVTGRTTQVQGVWVDPEFRGRGLAAGAMAAVVRDALHRVAPTVSLYVNDYNTAARRVYARCGFVPNGSFATVLF; this is translated from the coding sequence GTGTTGACGGTGCCCATCCGCCAGCTCGGCGAGTCCGAGCGGGCGACGGTCGAGCGGATCCTCGACCAAGACCCGTACGCCGGCGCTCAGATCGCCGAGCGTGTGGCGGCCCATGGGCTGAACTGGTGGCGGTCCGACGGCCGGATCTACGGGTACGGTCCCGGTCGTCGCGTCGAGTCGCTGTGCTGGTCAGGGGCGCATCTGGTGCCCGTGTGCGCGACACCCGCCGCCGTGGCCGCCTATGCGGATCTGCTCGGGTCCGAGCCGCGCATCTGCTCGTCGATCATCGGTCGCGCCGATGCCGTCCTCGACCTGTGGGACAGGCTCGGCGGGCACTGGGGTCCGGCGCGCGACGTGCGGCCGAACCAGCCGCTGCTGGTCGCCGACCGCGAGGCGCCGATCGCTCCCGACCCGGAAGTGCGGTTGGTCAAGCCGGCCGAGGTCGACCAGCTCTTCCCGGCGGCGGTCTCCATGTACACCGAAGAGGTCGGCGTCTCCCCGCTGCTGGACGACGGCGGCCGCGGTTACAAGCGCCGGATCGCCGACCTGGTGCGGGCCAAACGTGCGTACGCGCGGTTCGTCGGCGACCGGGTCGTCTTCAAGGCTGAGCTGGCGATCGTCACCGGCCGGACGACCCAGGTGCAGGGTGTCTGGGTCGATCCGGAGTTCCGCGGGCGCGGTCTGGCGGCGGGCGCGATGGCCGCGGTGGTCCGTGACGCGCTGCACCGGGTCGCACCGACGGTGAGCCTCTATGTGAACGACTACAACACGGCAGCTCGCCGGGTGTACGCGCGCTGCGGCTTCGTCCCCAACGGCAGTTTTGCCACTGTCCTGTTCTAG
- a CDS encoding PadR family transcriptional regulator, translating to MRYGHMPHMHEGRRRGFGFPPGFPFGQGTPGGFGGGFGPGGPGGHGHRRGGRGSRPNVRPALLALLLERPMHGYEMIQELESRTGGIWRPSPGSVYPTLQLLEDEGLIVAEATGGRKRFTLTDAGREEAAAASENPPWAQFSNDTMSQVQDFRDAAVGIMDALRQVGFNGTPEQRQKALEVLNETKRKLYAILADGE from the coding sequence ATGCGTTACGGACACATGCCTCACATGCACGAGGGTCGCCGCCGCGGGTTCGGATTCCCGCCCGGCTTCCCCTTCGGACAGGGCACCCCCGGCGGTTTCGGCGGCGGCTTCGGCCCCGGCGGCCCGGGCGGTCACGGCCACCGCCGCGGAGGTCGCGGCAGCCGCCCCAACGTCCGCCCCGCCCTGCTGGCGCTGCTCCTCGAGCGGCCCATGCACGGCTACGAAATGATCCAGGAGCTGGAAAGCCGCACCGGCGGCATCTGGCGCCCGAGCCCCGGATCGGTCTACCCGACCCTGCAGCTCCTCGAGGACGAAGGCCTCATCGTCGCCGAGGCCACCGGCGGCCGGAAGCGTTTCACGCTCACCGACGCCGGCCGCGAGGAAGCAGCCGCTGCGTCGGAAAACCCGCCGTGGGCGCAGTTCAGCAACGACACCATGTCCCAGGTCCAGGACTTCCGCGACGCGGCGGTCGGCATCATGGACGCCCTGCGCCAGGTCGGCTTCAACGGCACCCCGGAGCAGCGCCAGAAGGCCCTCGAGGTCCTCAACGAAACCAAGCGCAAGCTCTACGCCATCCTCGCCGACGGCGAGTAG
- the ispG gene encoding flavodoxin-dependent (E)-4-hydroxy-3-methylbut-2-enyl-diphosphate synthase has protein sequence MTAISLGMPAVPPPPLATRRLSRQIMVGNVPVGGGAPVSVQSMTTTLTSDVNATLQQIAELTASGCQIVRVAVPSQDDVEALPAIARKSQIPVIADIHFQPKYVFAAIDAGCAAVRVNPGNIRQFDDKVKEIAAAASAANVPIRIGVNAGSLDKRLLAKYGKATAEALVESALWECSLFEEHGFRDIKISVKHNDPVVMIRAYRQLAEQCDYPLHLGVTEAGPAFQGTIKSAVAFGALLAEGIGDTIRVSLSAPPVEEIKVGQGILESLGLRERGLEIVSCPSCGRAQVDVYTLAEQVTAALEGFPVPLRVAVMGCVVNGPGEAREADLGVASGNGKGQIFVKGQVIKTVPESIIVETLVEEALRLADSMGAELPEELRELLPGPTVTVH, from the coding sequence ATGACCGCCATCAGCCTCGGAATGCCGGCTGTCCCGCCCCCTCCGCTGGCCACCCGCCGGCTGAGCCGCCAGATCATGGTCGGCAACGTGCCGGTCGGCGGCGGCGCGCCCGTCAGCGTGCAGTCGATGACCACGACCCTGACCTCCGACGTCAACGCGACCCTCCAGCAGATCGCCGAGCTCACCGCCTCCGGCTGCCAGATCGTCCGCGTCGCGGTCCCGTCCCAGGACGACGTCGAAGCGCTCCCCGCGATCGCCCGGAAGTCCCAGATCCCCGTCATCGCGGACATCCACTTCCAGCCGAAGTACGTCTTCGCGGCCATCGACGCCGGCTGCGCGGCCGTCCGGGTCAACCCCGGCAACATCCGCCAGTTCGACGACAAGGTCAAAGAGATCGCGGCGGCTGCGTCCGCGGCCAACGTGCCGATCCGCATCGGCGTCAACGCCGGCTCCCTCGACAAGCGCCTGCTGGCAAAATACGGCAAGGCCACAGCCGAAGCCCTCGTCGAGTCGGCCCTCTGGGAATGCTCGCTGTTCGAGGAGCACGGCTTCCGCGACATCAAGATCTCGGTCAAGCACAACGACCCGGTCGTGATGATCCGCGCGTACCGCCAGCTCGCCGAACAGTGCGACTACCCGCTCCACCTCGGCGTCACCGAAGCCGGCCCCGCATTCCAGGGCACGATCAAGAGCGCGGTCGCGTTCGGCGCCCTCCTCGCCGAAGGCATCGGCGACACCATCCGCGTCTCCCTCTCCGCCCCGCCGGTCGAAGAGATCAAGGTCGGCCAGGGCATCCTCGAATCCCTCGGCCTCCGCGAACGCGGCCTCGAAATCGTGTCGTGCCCGTCCTGCGGCCGCGCCCAGGTCGACGTCTACACCCTCGCCGAGCAGGTCACCGCCGCCCTCGAAGGCTTCCCGGTCCCGCTCCGCGTCGCCGTCATGGGCTGCGTCGTGAACGGCCCGGGCGAGGCCCGCGAAGCCGACCTCGGCGTCGCCTCCGGCAACGGCAAAGGCCAGATCTTCGTCAAGGGCCAGGTCATCAAGACCGTCCCCGAGTCGATCATCGTCGAAACCCTGGTCGAAGAAGCCCTCCGCCTCGCCGACTCCATGGGCGCCGAACTCCCCGAAGAACTCCGCGAACTCCTCCCTGGCCCGACCGTCACCGTCCACTGA
- a CDS encoding M50 family metallopeptidase: MLYWLGTAAFALAILISVSLHELGHMITAKRFGMKVTQYFVGFGPTIFSFHRGETEYGLKAIPLGGFCKIVGMTPQDDDVLEEDQPRAMWRYPVWKRTIVMSAGSLTHFALAVVAAWCAAVFVGLPNPDVPQTIQQQVALPAQISVADCVQVVLSPQQECKAGTGTDVAAPSAAAGLKTGDVITKVGDTPIRSYGQLTDVIRTAKAGPTTFEYLRDGQAGTATVNLIEAQRPPLDNPDGPVTKVSVVGIGQNINMPSTVTYGPIDGIGASLRYDWSLVEGSFVAMKRIPEKIPALWNSITGDERDPNTPISVIGASRLGGEAIERGVPEIFLLIFISLNVFIGIFNLLPLLPLDGGHIAIAWYERVRSWLYAKLHRPDPGRVDYFKLMPLTYVVILIGGAFTLLTATADVINPITIFSK; the protein is encoded by the coding sequence ATGCTGTACTGGTTGGGGACGGCGGCCTTCGCGCTGGCAATTTTGATCTCGGTCAGCCTCCACGAGCTGGGCCACATGATCACGGCCAAGCGGTTCGGCATGAAGGTGACCCAGTACTTCGTCGGCTTCGGCCCGACGATCTTCTCGTTCCACCGCGGCGAGACGGAGTACGGCCTCAAGGCCATCCCGCTCGGCGGCTTCTGCAAGATCGTCGGCATGACGCCGCAGGACGACGACGTCCTCGAGGAGGACCAGCCGCGGGCGATGTGGCGCTACCCGGTGTGGAAGCGCACGATCGTCATGTCGGCCGGTTCGCTCACCCACTTCGCCCTCGCGGTTGTCGCCGCCTGGTGCGCTGCGGTCTTCGTCGGCCTGCCCAACCCCGACGTGCCGCAGACCATCCAGCAGCAGGTCGCCCTGCCGGCCCAGATCAGCGTCGCCGACTGCGTTCAGGTCGTGCTGTCTCCCCAGCAGGAGTGCAAGGCCGGCACCGGCACCGACGTGGCGGCGCCCTCGGCGGCCGCGGGTCTCAAGACCGGTGACGTGATCACCAAGGTCGGCGACACCCCGATCCGCAGCTACGGCCAGCTCACCGACGTCATCCGGACGGCCAAGGCCGGCCCGACCACGTTCGAATATCTCCGCGACGGCCAGGCCGGCACCGCCACCGTCAACCTGATCGAGGCGCAGCGCCCGCCGCTGGACAACCCGGACGGGCCCGTCACCAAGGTCTCGGTCGTGGGCATCGGGCAGAACATCAACATGCCGAGCACGGTCACCTACGGCCCGATCGACGGCATCGGCGCCAGCCTGCGGTACGACTGGAGCCTGGTCGAGGGCTCGTTCGTGGCGATGAAGCGCATCCCGGAGAAGATCCCCGCCCTCTGGAACTCCATCACCGGCGACGAACGCGACCCGAACACTCCGATCAGCGTCATCGGCGCCAGCCGCCTCGGCGGCGAGGCCATCGAACGCGGCGTCCCCGAGATCTTCCTGCTGATCTTCATCTCCCTGAACGTCTTCATCGGCATCTTCAACCTGCTCCCGCTGCTGCCCCTCGACGGCGGCCACATCGCCATCGCCTGGTACGAACGCGTGCGCTCCTGGCTCTACGCCAAGCTGCACCGCCCCGACCCGGGCCGCGTGGACTATTTCAAGCTGATGCCGTTGACCTACGTAGTCATCCTCATCGGTGGCGCGTTCACCCTGCTGACCGCCACAGCCGATGTGATCAACCCGATCACGATCTTCTCGAAGTGA
- the dxr gene encoding 1-deoxy-D-xylulose-5-phosphate reductoisomerase, with amino-acid sequence MRELVLLGSTGSIGTQAIDIVRRNPDKFRVVALGAGGGNVELLAAQALELAVDVVGVARSSVVQDLQLAFYAEAQKKGWATGDFKLPKIVAGPEAMTELAQWPCDVVLNGVVGSLGLAPTLAALRSGRTLALANKESLVAGGPLVKAAVTRPGQIVPVDSEHSALAQCLRGGSAAEVRRLILTASGGAFRDRRRSELSDVTPEEALKHPTWDMGPVVTINSATMVNKGLEVIEAHELFDVPYDTIEVMVHPQSVLHSLVEFADGSTLAQASPPDMRLPIALALAWPDRVPDAAAAVDWTLAHNWELRPLDHEAFPAVRLAKAAGEAGHCRPAIFNAANEECVAAFVSGRLPFLGIVDTLEAVLAAAPDFDEPGTVDEVLTAEDWARAQAQRMIATAAEGA; translated from the coding sequence ATGCGTGAGCTAGTGCTGCTCGGGTCGACCGGTTCCATCGGCACCCAGGCCATCGACATCGTCCGCCGTAACCCCGACAAGTTCCGGGTCGTCGCGCTCGGCGCCGGCGGCGGGAACGTCGAACTGCTCGCGGCTCAGGCCCTCGAACTCGCCGTCGACGTGGTCGGGGTCGCCCGGTCCAGCGTCGTCCAGGACCTGCAGCTCGCCTTTTACGCCGAGGCGCAGAAAAAGGGCTGGGCCACCGGTGACTTCAAACTGCCGAAGATCGTCGCCGGGCCGGAGGCGATGACCGAGCTCGCCCAGTGGCCCTGCGACGTGGTGCTCAACGGTGTGGTGGGCAGTCTGGGGCTCGCGCCCACGCTGGCGGCGCTGCGCTCCGGGCGTACCCTCGCGCTCGCCAACAAGGAGTCGCTCGTGGCCGGCGGCCCGCTGGTCAAGGCCGCGGTGACGCGGCCGGGGCAGATCGTGCCCGTCGACTCGGAGCACTCCGCTCTCGCCCAGTGCCTGCGCGGCGGATCCGCCGCCGAGGTACGCCGGCTCATCCTGACCGCCAGTGGGGGAGCCTTCCGCGACAGGCGGCGTAGTGAGCTTTCTGACGTCACTCCGGAAGAGGCGTTGAAGCACCCGACGTGGGACATGGGCCCGGTCGTCACGATCAACTCCGCCACGATGGTGAACAAGGGGCTCGAGGTCATCGAGGCGCACGAGTTGTTCGACGTGCCCTACGACACCATCGAGGTCATGGTCCACCCGCAATCGGTGCTGCACTCGCTGGTCGAATTCGCCGACGGATCGACGTTGGCGCAGGCCAGCCCGCCCGACATGCGGCTGCCGATCGCCCTGGCGCTCGCCTGGCCCGACCGGGTGCCGGACGCTGCCGCCGCGGTCGACTGGACGCTTGCGCACAACTGGGAACTACGGCCGCTCGACCACGAGGCGTTCCCCGCCGTCCGGCTGGCCAAGGCGGCGGGTGAGGCAGGACACTGCCGGCCGGCAATCTTCAACGCCGCGAACGAGGAGTGTGTGGCCGCGTTCGTGTCCGGTCGGCTACCTTTTCTGGGCATCGTCGACACCCTCGAGGCGGTGCTCGCGGCGGCCCCCGATTTCGACGAACCGGGTACCGTCGACGAGGTGCTTACCGCGGAGGACTGGGCGCGCGCCCAGGCGCAGCGGATGATCGCGACAGCGGCTGAAGGAGCCTGA
- a CDS encoding YcxB family protein produces the protein MGADLTLTFQAQPDKRLLTAAIRHILRTRLLIVRVLGAFVVLCGVYTMIITNGNLFYLVFYGLLGLFLGAGLSELVVWRSVRASVDMSARPTRFRFAPDGLGVSTDVAQTGMSWAAVTDFTVLPGQIVLRISKRQFICVPTGGLTEEEFVQLRTLLRDRGAVASHAAPESPAGVRPPTP, from the coding sequence ATGGGAGCCGATTTGACGCTGACCTTCCAGGCGCAACCCGACAAGCGCCTTCTGACCGCTGCCATCAGGCACATCCTGCGGACGCGCCTGCTGATCGTCCGTGTGCTCGGCGCCTTTGTCGTGTTGTGCGGCGTCTACACCATGATCATCACGAACGGGAACCTGTTCTACCTCGTCTTCTACGGGCTGCTCGGTCTGTTCCTCGGTGCCGGGCTGAGCGAGCTGGTCGTCTGGCGGTCGGTCCGGGCCAGCGTCGACATGTCAGCACGGCCGACGCGGTTCCGCTTCGCCCCCGACGGTCTGGGTGTGAGCACCGACGTGGCGCAGACGGGCATGAGCTGGGCGGCGGTCACCGACTTCACCGTGCTGCCGGGGCAGATCGTCCTGCGGATCAGCAAGCGGCAGTTCATCTGCGTGCCGACCGGCGGCCTGACCGAGGAGGAGTTCGTCCAGCTCCGGACGCTCCTCCGTGACAGGGGAGCGGTCGCATCGCACGCGGCACCGGAGAGTCCGGCCGGGGTACGCCCGCCGACGCCGTGA
- a CDS encoding YhjD/YihY/BrkB family envelope integrity protein produces the protein MGTRVAAVRRKLAAPFKPLRGRDLALHAAAVTFYAGIAVVPVALLAIWITGLIAGPDRVRRLTGQTIATLPDAIGAPQALSALIDAGLHLTPMLALASLLPATLYGEGLRRAFVSLRDPGESMVGWRGRILWLPLLAAAPALLLALFLALPVTSSLWTRGGWYAFAGVVLSFLAAWLVLTPVVIWVYRGVAPGRPEWLATVLVGSFTAANLSGFLHGFVLFCSLPLDLGVPFGGFTEIGGVVAVGLWLYLFHVILLVGFAATQSASTYQRARRLRSLEDDPQVPAPSRESRSERRNDPADPVPTSSSGPAAA, from the coding sequence ATGGGAACCCGGGTGGCGGCCGTACGCCGAAAACTGGCCGCGCCGTTCAAGCCGTTACGCGGGCGCGACCTGGCGTTGCACGCCGCGGCGGTGACCTTCTACGCCGGGATCGCCGTGGTGCCGGTGGCGTTGCTCGCCATCTGGATCACCGGTCTGATCGCGGGCCCGGACCGGGTCCGGCGGCTCACCGGGCAGACCATCGCCACCCTGCCGGACGCCATCGGCGCCCCCCAGGCACTGTCCGCGCTCATCGATGCCGGGCTCCACCTGACCCCGATGCTCGCTCTCGCCAGCCTGCTTCCCGCCACCCTGTACGGGGAGGGTCTGCGCCGCGCGTTCGTGTCGTTACGGGACCCGGGCGAGTCGATGGTCGGCTGGCGCGGCCGCATCCTCTGGCTCCCGCTGCTCGCCGCCGCCCCCGCACTGCTGCTGGCGCTGTTCCTGGCCCTGCCGGTCACGAGCAGCCTCTGGACGCGCGGCGGCTGGTACGCGTTCGCCGGTGTGGTCCTGTCGTTCCTCGCCGCCTGGCTGGTCCTGACACCCGTGGTCATCTGGGTCTACCGCGGCGTCGCCCCGGGCCGCCCCGAGTGGCTCGCGACGGTGCTGGTCGGCTCGTTCACCGCCGCGAACCTCTCGGGCTTCCTGCACGGCTTTGTGCTCTTCTGCTCGCTGCCGCTGGACCTGGGCGTACCGTTCGGCGGTTTCACCGAGATCGGGGGTGTGGTCGCGGTCGGGCTCTGGCTCTACCTCTTCCACGTCATCCTGCTGGTCGGTTTTGCCGCGACGCAGAGTGCCAGCACCTACCAGCGGGCTAGACGGCTGCGGTCTCTCGAGGACGATCCGCAGGTGCCGGCTCCGTCTCGTGAATCCCGTAGCGAGCGTAGAAACGACCCAGCGGACCCGGTGCCCACCAGTTCCAGCGGCCCAGCAGCCGCATAG